The DNA segment TCCAGGGTGCCCAGGAAGTGGCGATCCCGGTGATCTTCGGCGTGCTGACGACGGTGACGGCATTCCTGCCGATGATCCTCTCGCCTGGTCCCTTCGGCCAGGTCTTCGGTGCCATCGGTTTCGTGGTGATCGTGTGTTTGTTCCTCTCGCTGGTGGAGTCGCAGCTCGTGCTGCCAGCTCATCTGGGCCATATGAAGCTCGAGCGGGGCGAGGAAGCGGAAGAGAAACTGAAGGGAGACTCGATCTCTGCGCGCTGGCGGCGGCTCCAGGCGCGGCTCGCCGGCAGTCTCGAACGCTTCGCCAATCGCCGGTATCGCCCGGCACTCGATTTCGTTCTCCAGTGGCGTTATGCGACACTGGCAACCGGCGTGGCCGTACTTGCCTTCACCGTCACCTATGTCGGAACGGGCCGCATGAAGTTCTCGTTCTTTCCGCCCGTCGAGAGCGACTACGTCTCGGCCCGCCTCGTCATGCCGCTCGGCACGCCAGCCGCGGCTACCGCCCGGGCGGTTGAGCAGCTGGAGGCCGCCGCCATCGAACTCCAGGCCCAGCTCGAGGCCGAGACGGGCACGACCATCGTCGAGAACGTGTTCTCCTCGGTTGGGCAGCAGCCCTCGAGCAGCGGTGGCCGCCCGAGGTTGACGGGCATTGCCGGGGGTGACAGCCATCTGGGCGAGGTCTCCATCGAGCTACTGGGAGGCGACGTGCGCCCCCTCGCGTCCAAGGAGGTGGCACGCCGCTGGCGAGAGTTGACGCCGCAGATCCCCGACGTGGACGAGCTCGTCTACGCCTCTGATCTCTTCAGCGTGGGCAACCCCATCGATCTGCAGCTCTCCTCGCCCGACGTAACAGGCCTCGAAGAAGCCGCCGAGCGCCTGAAGAGCAAGCTGGCCGAGTACCCCGGGGTCTTCGACATTGCCGACAGCTTCCAAGCCGGCAAGCGGGAGATCAAGCTCTCGCTCTTGCCGACGGCGGAACCGCTCGGCCTCACCCTCGATGATCTCTCGCGTCAGGTGCGCCAGGCCTTCTACGGCGAAGAGGCGCAGCGCATCCAGCGCGGCCGCGACGACATCCGGGTGATGGTGCGCTACCCGCGAGGCCAGCGTCGTTCGCTCGAAGACCTCCAGAACCTGCGCATCCGGGCGCCGGGTGGCGGTGAGGTGCCCTTCTACGCCGTGGCCAAGGCGGACTACGGCTTTGGCTTCGCGACCATCAAGCGGGCCGATCGAAGCCGGGTCATCAACGTGACCGCCGACGTCGACCAGACCGAGGGCAACGCCAACGCGGTGCTCGCCGACCTGCGCCGCGGCTTCCTGCCGATGCTGCTCGGCGAGTATCCCGGCTTGCGCTACGGCCTCGAGGGTGAGCAACGTGAGCAGCAGAAGATGATCGCGTCTCTGATGCGAAACTTCGGATTTGCACTGGTCGTCATCTACGCCTTGTTGGCGGTTCCGCTTCGGTCCTACGGCCAGCCCTTCATCATCATGGCGGTGATCCCTTTCGGCATCGTGGGCGCGATCTTTGGCCACCGGGTGATGAGCGCCTTCGCACCGGCGCTGGGCAACCTCTCGATGATGAGTGTCTTCGGCGTCGTCGCGTTGTCCGGCGTCGTGGTCAACGCGAGCCTCGTGCTGGTGCACTACATCAACACGTGCCGCGCCAGGGGCCTCTCCGTGAAGGCGGCCGTGCGCGAGGCCGGCGTGGCGCGCTTCCGGCCGATCGTGCTGACCGCCATCACGACCTTTGCCGGTCTGGCTCCGCTCTTGACCGAGGGCAGCTTGTCGGCCCAGTTCCTGATCCCCATGGCAACGTCGCTCGGCTTCGGCGTGATCTTCGCCGCGGTGATTTCGCTGCTGCTGGTCCCCGCGTCGTACCTGATCCTCGAGGATCTCGGCCGCCTGCTGAGGCGCGATGCACTGACGGTGGAAGAAGAGACGAAGCGCGCAGGTGCGGAGCCCGTATCGGCGGGGCGCTGAGATGGGGGACGCTCGCTCCAGCCGGAATCCCTGGAACTAGCGTGCAGCGTCGGGAGCCTTGGGATCGGCAGCCTCTTCACTGAGGCGCTGCCAACGGAAGGGCGAGGCCAGGTTCGCCCAGAAGCCCATGGGGAAGCCAGGCAGGTCTCCGATTCCAATCGCCTCGGGCGGATCGCGATCGTCGGGCAGGAAGCGCGTTCCAAGGATCACATCCCAAAGAATCAGGTTGCCCCCGTAGTTCGTATTCGCCTCTTCGATGTTCTTCGAGTGATGCCAGCGGTGGAGCTCGGCCATACTGAAGATCCAATTCAGTGGCCCGATCCGAACCGGCAGATTCGAATGCTGATACGCGCCATGGATCGCCGAGAAGAGATTCATCAGGGCGAAGATCGGGAGACCCGCGCCGAGTATGGCCAGCGGGACCATCTTCAGGGTCCCGACCGCAAACAGGTCGATCGGATGGAAGCGAGCGGCGTTCAGCCAGTAGAGCCGGGGGGCGCTGTGATGGGTGGCGTGGATGGGCCACAGCCACGGCACCTCGTGCCAGATCCGGTGGAAGGAGTACTCGACGAATTCTGCGATGAACAGGGCCGGAATCAGTTGCGCGACCAGGGGCCAATCCGACGGCCATAGCCCGCTGCCGACTGCGTCCGAGAGCGCCGCTGCCGCGACTGCGATCGCTGCCCAGAGCATGGGGGAGAGCATTCCGCCGAGCAGCCCGTTGGTGATCGCCAGGCCGATGTCCGTCCGTAGATCGCCGCGGGAGCGGAGCCAGCTTCGATGCAGTGGCCAGAGTTGCTCCGCCACTGCGATCCAGGCGTAGCCTGCGACGATCAGCCCGAGGGTCGCGAGATTGGGGTCGATGCCTCGGTGAATCGCCAGGATCGCGGCCCCGACCGTGAGGCTGATCAGGACCGGGAAGCCCGCTACTGCGAGTACGGCTTCGAAGCCTTCGAAATGGCGGCGCCCAGGCTCGGAGCCGGGAATCCGTTCGTTGGGAGCTGCATCAGGAGAGTGTTCGACCGACATCGCCTCCCAACATACACCGATGGCCGTGCCCCGGCCCGATGGGGCATCCTCATGGCCCACCGACCACGAAGTCCCCGTGCCTGCAGGGGCCGCGGCGGCCTTGCGGATCGCTTCTTCCTCGAGGCGAATGGCAGTTCGAGACGAGATGGATATAATGACACGAGACATGCCAATATAAAGATCCTCGTTCGGTTGGGGAGTTCCATTCGCAACGAGGCAACGTGATCTGCTCGAATGAATCTTTCAGATCGAGTGCAGACGGAGCGAAGGGACGAGAATCATGGGACTGATCCTGTCCGAAGACCAACTGATCCTGCGCGATA comes from the bacterium genome and includes:
- a CDS encoding efflux RND transporter permease subunit, whose translation is MTRVIAWFARNHVAANLLMALLVVGGLASLPLTNQKTFPDLEIDVISIGVPFLGATPEEVEEGVCVRIEEEIQGLSGVEKITSSAAEGNCGVSAELIAGYPIDRAITEIKNEVDSITTFPEDTERPVVSHFEIRRNALQIAVSGNLSERALKTFGERVRDEISALEGVTQVELAASRPYEISIEVPEDSLRRHGIGFDDVVRAVSRGSLDRPGGSIKTAAGEVLLRTKGQAYLGQEFEEIVVLTRQDGTRLMLSDVANVVDGFDEEEVSARFNGEPAVLITVYRVGDQKVLELVETVKAYVEDARFRLPEGVSLTVWRDDSEVLRDRLRILIDNGRAGFLLVFVLLALFLRLRLAFWVSIGVPIAFAGALALFPILDISIDVISLFAFILVLGILVDDAVVIGENVHRHQEKGEDPLQSAIQGAQEVAIPVIFGVLTTVTAFLPMILSPGPFGQVFGAIGFVVIVCLFLSLVESQLVLPAHLGHMKLERGEEAEEKLKGDSISARWRRLQARLAGSLERFANRRYRPALDFVLQWRYATLATGVAVLAFTVTYVGTGRMKFSFFPPVESDYVSARLVMPLGTPAAATARAVEQLEAAAIELQAQLEAETGTTIVENVFSSVGQQPSSSGGRPRLTGIAGGDSHLGEVSIELLGGDVRPLASKEVARRWRELTPQIPDVDELVYASDLFSVGNPIDLQLSSPDVTGLEEAAERLKSKLAEYPGVFDIADSFQAGKREIKLSLLPTAEPLGLTLDDLSRQVRQAFYGEEAQRIQRGRDDIRVMVRYPRGQRRSLEDLQNLRIRAPGGGEVPFYAVAKADYGFGFATIKRADRSRVINVTADVDQTEGNANAVLADLRRGFLPMLLGEYPGLRYGLEGEQREQQKMIASLMRNFGFALVVIYALLAVPLRSYGQPFIIMAVIPFGIVGAIFGHRVMSAFAPALGNLSMMSVFGVVALSGVVVNASLVLVHYINTCRARGLSVKAAVREAGVARFRPIVLTAITTFAGLAPLLTEGSLSAQFLIPMATSLGFGVIFAAVISLLLVPASYLILEDLGRLLRRDALTVEEETKRAGAEPVSAGR
- a CDS encoding sterol desaturase family protein codes for the protein MSRVIISISSRTAIRLEEEAIRKAAAAPAGTGTSWSVGHEDAPSGRGTAIGVCWEAMSVEHSPDAAPNERIPGSEPGRRHFEGFEAVLAVAGFPVLISLTVGAAILAIHRGIDPNLATLGLIVAGYAWIAVAEQLWPLHRSWLRSRGDLRTDIGLAITNGLLGGMLSPMLWAAIAVAAAALSDAVGSGLWPSDWPLVAQLIPALFIAEFVEYSFHRIWHEVPWLWPIHATHHSAPRLYWLNAARFHPIDLFAVGTLKMVPLAILGAGLPIFALMNLFSAIHGAYQHSNLPVRIGPLNWIFSMAELHRWHHSKNIEEANTNYGGNLILWDVILGTRFLPDDRDPPEAIGIGDLPGFPMGFWANLASPFRWQRLSEEAADPKAPDAAR